The Epinephelus lanceolatus isolate andai-2023 chromosome 8, ASM4190304v1, whole genome shotgun sequence genome includes a window with the following:
- the spen gene encoding msx2-interacting protein isoform X2: MLLRFFPLHSTFLPIFFCSQSSISLDCIWNYRSSYHSLKRTAESRDRAYDHSAYGHHERPGSSFERQRHYETDYYRDARERTLSTAGSGSGTSSGSGTTVSSGVSGTIVSAVAGNTGTGGSAGATTGGSGGSTSSGVGFYRSHSRSPCRFETPEPRYESRAREPFTLASVVHRDLYREDRGRRGERSYRHSRSRSPHSTHSRNPSPQRLASQATRPPRSHSGSGSRSRSSSSDSVSSTSSSTSGSDSSSSSSDDSPARSVQSAAVPAPSALPLSSLDKDEPRKSFGIKVQNLPVRSTDTSLKDGLFHEFKKHGKVTSVQIHGASEERYGLVFFRQQEDQEKALGASKGKLFFGMQIEVTAWNGPETESENEFRPLDERIDEFHPKATRTLFIGNLEKTTTYHDLLNIFQRFGEIVDIDIKKVNGAPQYAFLQYCDIASVCKAIKKMDGEYLGNNRLKLGFGKSMPTTCVWLDGLASNTTEQFLTRHFCRYGHVVKVVFDRMKGMALILYNNIEYAQAAVKDTKGWKIGGSKIKVDFANQESQMAFYRSMQASGQDIRDFYDILSERRDDRRTQYEFQAERQYYENVRTPGTYTEDPRRKYPARSREFYTEWDPYQGDYYDPQYFEDPREYREYRADPYEQDIRKYSYLQRERERERERFETDRGRDHGRRTIERSQSPSHIASRRPASPTASPSLSERIPSDSDRRICCRSSERSGSCSSISPPRFEKLEKARTERYNKTDKLEKDRVFELERGTLVEKEKRTGRKDRGDKDKSEKQRLKKLKVASPIQACETEPELERDVSPEAVLRIKNSKIPKEGSSKGRLDLLPCVVQLTRVKEKEGKLIGQSVQEKQIPRGGSDSPRLASPSADQRSPPFRSDPSKSDISKHGKVPRDKNMHSLVEVIDKDAKIKSKKHGKSEMGFDSGISVDIDRLAARKRRFEDSGKTDRQKRTSEEDLVRPGLHKLWNNSKESDLDKNLLIKGMHKKEHHKDKCFRMISVSSPKDGRDCESNSVGFSLEQQSQLGELPEDSTDQLNSPYLKMDLEGSKTENSSSLTKMSDDGSLDLDELKEQQKQVLSENEQGRGKCRDSDDGDEHFVHIDQNICTKQVDQSRWLRPKLGNPDKLLKFENPASNDTHDFEKDYIMHDVPKPIQDMASDDFSSSKRKKLENFDFEIVTGKRERNFPSSQKLNEDIYQSLTSSIGHGHFSANEEDETAQISLSVINKDRKSSPTTDEKFSHTESLKNSLGLTATHFQSSDSELTKLKTTLLGCDEELMQRWERRIKSDSLRMEMTFPSDIAKPETIRKRLGQDLEPGEVQTDSDDDGENKHISPKSNSSLSYMLRERDERMTDLKLSGSLEKNKFYSFALDKTITPDTKALLERAKTLYSSREDNWSFLPSRFPTSHSCSDKDKVELAPRPIPSWYKKKIRTDSVEKLHDKKEELKPQDQERQDLFASRFLHSSIFEQDSRRLQHLERKDQDLETGVGRPFAKPGATEAQPEAGLGDMPQEPIVLFHSRFLELQQQKDKDHTPPDTENDSLVVEIRRDEGQNCDNVLSDKESEPVLKVDDKSASPPLTLSVSPFVPSPKEMSSPEKKEILTPSSDQPASFVKEEKVEPVLEISPSNYFPMEDFKPVAPKLTITPPPVLSEPENEMETKVELIEPKAKLGDSLAVEHNSLVEDKPPTPGASLSGFERETAEFSYSDYPKIEEKSEIIKTEPKIENLETKHFEDSQKTETEGEVCMPELEAEIKPVPNRRQPKSKRAKPLSVLRTSQPSQIVATEKPATRKSERIDREKLKRASSPRAEVPKASVESKATSKSPIHASDSEQNLESSLIHGRTRRRNVRSVYATLHEDDQAGKEVVESSRSMRKRGVDKEPMQQDVPIPSTNTRRGRPPKRGVKRGEDLSPVKGDQHKMMEEDTEVKETSTTVEVVKASEGWRSPRTQKGQQTQLTSSAPGNKKGGRIDKQSGSTTMIAEQADLASHDESELNPKADSELFVKLSEKAENASSPVHRKEKDFKDSGGKKCADADIEKVDTSAAERRQLPEKCVKMKTPRLKRNTKQVTEDKSHSLKNLEIRVSVDDVKGLLRSEEDEPESFEAPTITKTKTIVQDNNETKIIDFPKESKEFDGQEQEDTLSEPELPTDPAALLARQMELEQAVENIAKLTVEQPPRPYKEQPSGQPTILPPVVVEPEAEVEEKRANPASETELAAAIDSITAEETCADADSFTAPPTYTALIPTPESLTSPSSNEIMEPETHMVINNILAADSDDGPLTSSPKGLLSEPKVAEDTPLLETPKKTSRVRAKTPKKSRSRKGAANKKVDAAEEVSQPSPVKLPESIPEDPETINSKAVTVTAGATAAASVVTAVATCRRDVTSAITVDTPKEAEQPEVEQPVPKESAFHSGTSNISSNKKHPQAEEPPTPTLAPARPQPVSQFSVPLLRPAKMPLSPDWPPRTEESRVYVAPSCHVTVVTPPPPASTALGTPSANPPMPPDTKASDIDPSSSTLRKILMEPKYVSASNSNSIPTTMVTSALSDPSRMSENENPFDTVSSRQLHHEERPPLPPQPIHHKPFPLTESQQNCGEKTQHTVISPATSVISRIPMPYDTEETPRISLSNRSIGLSIPKQKFRSNSNENNRYHGMDIAEDGTRGRSVVETTPYNTGSSPGLRVNTSEGVVVLSYSGQKTEGPHRMRAKISQIPQASAGDIEFQQSVSKSSIKQDPLITSSQSPTPKVAPTATAYGHTGVLLTGQSYNSQPVISSTKQESLGCDKSEAPYHTTSQGGVVKMYQQPVSSPQVLMYNQAVIQQQHGKRGLGSEPLPKKMDIGKAVQQSNLSPVMSPHHPSLSGTRMSPSPSIPTDRSALHLKQEPQSPRTAVHSPSHFVKACPPSSSPRGTSVVLGHGMPPMSTYHSGMHHPHSEQSSVIIQPHSVTQAMAHEARMNTPPMSGMNYGRRGDSLSSSHPGPSQRSNTPQPNVIRDLVLQSHSSPQGSVSSGGGSSVSEEDPRHFNQTLSRPSVPQLQSDVMMIHSDHRGLHPSIRMDQYRDMHQRILMHQQLGEQAAVEARQSRTSETGTSSSNISGPSKSPIVGKSIDLSAKESLKPLEGKLIHPTTNESRIRGVHASSPVLVSPHPHGVQLMHPGGAGSFPVYRDMRGFPSQFPGHPSSGHNLANQGITSSQVPPESELGPRGKMSQSHGGGSDSKPESSHLRHATSTDLSHISRISRDTVSPSYQSPMTSPMSLTHKPDLSLQKGPTAFLPTPPPAIPSSSSLHPRPDAKLEHSGHRSVDMVQLLTKYPIVWQGLLALKNDQAAVQLHFVSGNTILAQRSLPPPEGGPLLRIVQRMRLEASQLDSVARRMTVENDYCLLLALPCGRDQEDVLGQTQALKSGFITYLQAKQAAGIINVPNPGSNQPAYVVQIFPPCEFSESHLSQLAPDLLNSISSISPHLMIVIASV, translated from the exons ATGTTGCTTCgttttttccctctccactcaacatttttgcccatttttttCTGCTCACAAAGTTCTATCTCCCTAGATTGTATTTGGAATTATAGGTCAAGTTACCACTCTCTCAAAAG GACGGCAGAAAGTCGGGATCGGGCGTACGATCACAGTGCCTATGGACATCACGAGCGTCCTGGTAGCAGTTTTGAACGCCAACGGCACTATGAAACAGACTATTATCGTGATGCAAGAGAGAGGACTCTAAGCACGGCTGGGAGCGGGTCTGGTACCTCCAGTGGAAGTGGTACAACGGTGTCGTCAGGAGTCAGTGGAACTATCGTTAGCGCTGTTGCTGGCAACACGGGGACAGGTGGATCTGCAGGGGCCACGACGGGAGGAAGCGGAGGATCTACATCCAGTGGGGTCGGCTTCTACCGCTCCCACAGCAGGAGTCCATGTCGCTTTGAGACACCAGAGCCTCGCTATGAGTCTCGTGCCAGGGAACCCTTTACTTTGGCCAGTGTGGTTCACAGGGACCTTTACAGGGAGGACAGGGGTCGGCGCGGGGAGCGGTCATACCGCCACAGTCGTAGCCGGTCTCCACACTCAACCCATTCGCGGAATCCCTCTCCTCAGAGACTGGCTAGTCAGGCTACCCGTCCTCCACGCTCCCACAGTGGGTCAGGCTCTCGCAGCCGCTCCTCCAGTTCAGACTCAgtcagcagcaccagcagcagtaCAAGTGGCAG TGATTCTAGCAGTAGCTCAAGTGATGACTCCCCAGCACGTTCGGTGCAGTCTGCTGCTGTTCCTGCACCCTCAGCACTTCCTTTATCCTCCCTTGACAAGGATGAACCACGTAAAAGCTTTGGCATCAAGGTCCAAAATCTTCCTGTGCGCTCTACAG ATACGAGCCTTAAGGATGGTTTGTTCCATGAATTTAAGAAACATGGAAAGGTCACTTCTGTGCAAATCCATGGCGCTTCAGAGGAGCGTTATGGGCTTGTGTTCTTCCGCCAGCAAGAGGACCAAGAGAAAGCACTTGGAGCATCAAAGGGGAAGCTTTTTTTCGGCATGCAAATTGAAGTCACAGCCTGGAATGGCCCCG AGACAGAAAGTGAGAACGAGTTTCGGCCCTTGGATGAGAGGATAGATGAGTTTCATCCAAAGGCCACACGGACATTATTCATTGGAAACCTGGAGAAGACCACCACTTACCATGACCTGCTTAACATCTTTCAGCGCTTTGGAGAAATAGTG GATATTGACATTAAGAAGGTGAATGGAGCCCCCCAGTATGCCTTTCTACAATACTGCGACATTGCCAGTGTCTGTAAGGCCATAAAGAAGATGGATGGCGAGTACCTTGGTAACAACAGACTAAAG CTGGGCTTTGGAAAGAGTATGCCTACTACTTGTGTTTGGTTGGATGGATTGGCCTCAAATACAACTGAGCAGTTTCTTACTCGTCATTTCTGCCGCTATGGACATGTAGTCAAG GTTGTATTTGACAGAATGAAAGGAATGGCCCTTATCCTGTATAACAACATTGAATATGCACAAGCCGCTGTCAAAGACACAAAGGGCTGGAAGATAGGGGGCAGTAAAATCAAG GTGGACTTTGCCAATCAGGAAAGCCAGATGGCTTTCTATCGTTCAATGCAGGCATCTGGCCAGGATATTCGAGACTTTTATGACATTCTCTCTGAAAGAAG GGATGATCGACGAACTCAGTATGAGTTTCAAGCAGAAAGACAATATTACGAAAACGTACGAACGCCAGGAACATATACTGAAGATCCACGCCGCAAATACCCTGCCAGAAGTCGGGAGTTTTACACTGAATGGGATCCATATCAGGGAGATTACTATGATCCACAATACTTTGAAGACCCACGGGAATATCGGGAATACAGAGCTGACCCTTATGAACAGGACATTCGCAAATACAGCTATTTGCAACGGGAacgtgaaagagagagagagcgcttTGAGACAGATCGTGGACGTGATCATGGGAGGAGGACCATTGAGCGTAGCCAAAGCCCATCTCACATTGCCTCTCGTCGTCCTGCCAGCCCTACTGCATCTCCTTCGCTCTCTGAGAGGATACCAAGTGATTCAGATCGCCGTATTTGTTGCCGATCTTCTGAAAGAAGTGGTAGCTGCAGTTCAATCTCCCCACCCAGATTTGAAAAACTTGAAAAGGCACGCACTGAAAGGTATAATAAAACGGACAAACTTGAGAAGGATCGAGTCTTCGAACTTGAAAGAGGGACTTTGGTTGAgaaggagaagcggactggACGTAAAGATCGaggggacaaggacaaaagtgaGAAACAGAGGCTTAAGAAGCTCAAAGTTGCATCACCTATTCAGGCATGTGAGACAGAGCCAGAACTTGAAAGAGACGTCAGCCCTGAGGCTGTCCTTCgaattaaaaacagtaaaattccAAAGGAAGGCTCAAGCAAAGGAAGGTTAGACCTTCTGCCTTGTGTTGTGCAATTAACACGtgttaaagaaaaagaaggaaaattAATTGGTCAGTCTGTCCAAGAAAAGCAAATACCAAGAGGTGGGAGTGACAGTCCTAGATTGGCATCACCCTCAGCTGACCAGAGGAGTCCTCCATTCCGCTCAGACCCATCAAAAAGTGATATCTCTAAGCATGGAAAGGTGCCCAGAGACAAAAATATGCACAGTTTAGTGGAGGTTATTGACAAGGATGCTAAAATCAAATccaaaaaacatggaaaatctGAAATGGGATTTGACAGTGGCATTTCTGTGGATATTGACCGTTTGGCTGCAAGGAAAAGGCGTTTTGAAGACTCTGGAAAAACTGATCGACAGAAGAGAACTAGTGAAGAGGATCTTGTTAGACCTGGACTTCATAAACTATGGAACAATTCTAAGGAGTCAGACTTGGATAAGAACCTTTTGATAAAAGGGATGCATAAAAAGGAGCACCACAAGGATAAATGTTTCCGGATGATTTCAGTTAGCAGTCCAAAAGATGGACGAGACTGTGAAAGCAACTCTGTAGGCTTTTCTCTGGAGCAGCAGTCACAGCTTGGGGAGCTGCCTGAAGATTCTACAGATCAATTAAACTCTCCCTACCTTAAAATGGATTTAGAAGGttcaaaaactgaaaacagctcCAGTCTCACAAAGATGTCAGATGATGGCAGTCTTGATTTGGATGAATTAAAAGAACAACAGAAACAGGTATTGTCTGAAAATGAACAAGGGAGAGGGAAGTGCAGAGACTCTGATGACGGAGATGAACACTTTGTGCACATTGACCAGAATATTTGCACAAAACAAGTTGATCAGAGTCGATGGCTCCGACCCAAGCTTGGCAATCCTGATAAGTTGCTCAAGTTTGAAAACCCAGCAAGTAATGACACTCATGACTTTGAGAAGGATTATATCATGCATGATGTTCCAAAACCAATTCAGGATATGGCCAGTGATGACTTCTCTTCCAGTAAACGAAAGAAAttagagaattttgactttgaAATTGTCACTGGAAAAAGAGAACGGAATTTTCCAAGTTCCCAAAAGCTGAATGAAGACATTTATCAAAGTCTAACATCCTCAATAGGACATGGTCACTTTTCTGCAAATGAGGAAGATGAAACTGCCCAGATTTCTTTGTCAGTtataaacaaagacagaaaatctTCTCCAACAACAGACGAGAAATTTTCACACACAGAGTCATTGAAAAACAGTTTGGGCCTTACAGCCACACATTTTCAGTCTTCTGACAGTGAGCTCACAAAGCTTAAGACAACCTTGCTCGGATGTGATGAGGAGTTAATGCAACGTTGGGAAAGACGGATAAAATCTGATTCACTTAGGATGGAAATGACTTTCCCAAGTGATATTGCAAAACCTGAAACCATCCGTAAACGCCTTGGCCAGGATTTGGAACCTGGAGAAGTGCAGACTGATTCAGATGATGatggagaaaacaaacacatctcTCCCAAGTCAAATAGTTCCTTGTCTTATATGCTCAGGGAACGTGACGAGAGGATGACAGATCTGAAGCTTTCGGGCTCATTGGAAAAGAATAAGTTTTATTCTTTTGCATTAGATAAAACTATAACTCCTGATACTAAAGCACTCCTTGAAAGAGCCAAGACACTGTATTCTTCCAGGGAAGATAATTGGTCCTTTCTTCCCTCACGCTTTCCAACCTCCCACAGCTGTTCAGATAAGGACAAGGTAGAGCTAGCACCTCGACCTATTCCTTCGTGGTATAAGAAAAAGATTCGTACTGACTCTGTTGAAAAGCTACATGATAAAAAGGAGGAACTTAAGCCACAAGACCAAGAGCGACAGGACCTGTTTGCCTCTCGCTTTTTGCACAGCTCAATCTTTGAACAAGATTCTCGGCGACTGCAGCATCTTGAACGTAAAGACCAAGACTTAGAAACTGGAGTTGGTAGGCCTTTTGCTAAGCCAGGTGCTACTGAGGCACAGCCTGAAGCTGGACTAGGTGATATGCCTCAAGAGCCCATAGTGCTTTTCCATAGTCGGTTTTTGGAgcttcaacaacaaaaggacaagGACCACACCCCACCTGATACTGAAAATGATTCGTTGGTGGTGGAGATTAGAAGAGACGAAGGGCAGAATTGTGATAATGTGCTGTCTGATAAGGAATCTGAGCCTGTACTCAAGGTTGATGACAAATCAGCCAGCCCCCCATTAACCTTGTCAGTTTCACCATTTGTTCCTTCGCCAAAAGAAATGTCATCACCAGAAAAGAAGGAAATTTTAACTCCATCATCAGATCAACCTGCATCATTTGTCAAAGAAGAGAAAGTAGAGccagttcttgagatatctccATCTAATTATTTTCCTATGGAAGACTTCAAACCTGTTGCTCCTAAGCTAACCATAACTCCTCCACCTGTCCTTTCAGAGCCAGAAAATGAAATGGAAACAAAAGTAGAGTTAATTGAACCCAAAGCAAAACTCGGAGATAGTTTGGCAGTGGAACATAATTCTCTTGTGGAAGATAAACCTCCCACTCCTGGTGCTTCCCTAAgtggttttgagagagagactgcAGAATTCTCTTACTCTGACTACCCAAAGATTGAagaaaaatctgaaataatTAAGACAGAACCTAAAATAGAAAATCTGGAGACAAAACACTTTGAGGATTCTCAGAAAACTGAGACAGAAGGTGAGGTATGTATGCCAGAGCTAGAGGCTGAAATTAAACCAGTACCAAACCGCAGACAGCCCAAGAGTAAAAGGGCAAAACCACTGTCAGTATTACGTACATCACAGCCATCCCAAATTGTTGCCACTGAGAAACCTGCAACACGAAAGAGTGAACGAattgacagagagaaactcaaaAGGGCCTCATCTCCTCGGGCAGAAGTACCAAAAGCATCAGTTGAGTCCAAAGCCACATCCAAGTCACCAATTCATGCATCAGATTCTGAGCAAAATCTTGAGTCGAGTTTGATCCATGGCAGAACACGTCGCAGGAATGTACGATCAGTTTACGCCACACTACATGAAGATGACCAAGCTGGTAAAGAGGTGGTGGAGTCATCACGCTCTATGCGCAAACGTGGTGTGGATAAAGAGCCAATGCAGCAAGATGTTCCAATTCCATCCACCAATACAAGGCGAGGACGCCCACCTAAAAGAGGGGTCAAACGAGGTGAAGATTTATCACCAGTTAAGGGGGATCAGCATAAAATGATGGAAGAAGACACAGAGGTCAAAGAGACCTCCACTACTGTAGAGGTTGTAAAAGCCTCTGAAGGATGGCGTTCACCCCGCACACAGAAAGGGCAACAAACGCAACTAACTTCATCTGCTCCAGGTAACAAGAAAGGAGGTAGAATAGACAAACAGTCTGGGAGCACTACAATGATAGCTGAACAAGCTGATTTGGCAAGTCATGATGAGTCAGAACTTAATCctaaagctgattctgaactGTTTGTGAAGCTATCAGAAAAGGCAGAAAACGCAAGCTCACCAGTGCACAGAAAGGAAAAAGACTTTAAAGATTCTGGTGGAAAGAAATGTGCTGATGCGGATATTGAAAAGGTGGACACCAGCGCCGCTGAAAGGAGACAACTGCCTGAAAAGTGTGTTAAGATGAAAACACCAAGGCTGAAAAGAAATACCAAGCAGGTCACTGAAGATAAATCACACAGCTTAAAAAATCTTGAGATCCGTGTAAGTGTTGATGATGTGAAAGGTTTACTTCGTTCAGAGGAAGATGAGCCAGAGTCATTTGAAGCTCCCACTATTACAAAAACCAAGACAATAGTACAAGACAATAATGAAACAAAGATTATAGACTTTccaaaagaatcaaaagaatTTGATGGACAGGAACAAGAAGACACCCTATCAGAACCTGAACTTCCTACTGATCCAGCGGCTCTCTTAGCACGGCAGATGGAACTAGAGCAGGCAGTTGAAAATATTGCCAAACTTACCGTTGAGCAACCTCCTCGACCATATAAGGAACAACCTTCAGGGCAACCTACCATATTGCCTCCTGTTGTAGTTGAGCCAGAAGCTGAGGTTGAGGAGAAGCGAGCTAATCCTGCAAGTGAAACTGAACTTGCAGCTGCTATTGATTCCATTACAGCAGAAGAAACATGTGCAGATGCAGATAGTTTCACAGCTCCTCCTACTTACACTGCTCTTATTCCTACCCCTGAGTCCTTGACTTCCCCCTCCTCCAACGAAATTATGGAACCTGAAACACACATGGTGATCAACAATATTCTTGCTGCGGACTCAGACGATGGTCCTCTGACATCCAGCCCAAAGGGGCTACTGTCGGAGCCTAAGGTAGCTGAGGATACCCCTCTTCTTGAAACACCCAAGAAAACAAGCAGAGTTAGAGCCAAAACCCCGAAAAAGTCAAGAAGTCGTAAAGGTGCAGCTAATAAAAAAGTGGATGCTGCTGAAGAGGTTTCACAACCTTCTCCAGTCAAGTTACCAGAATCAATTCCAGAAGACCCAGAAACCATCAATTCAAAAGCAGTCACTGTTACAGCTGGGGCAACTGCAGCAGCTTCTGTGGTCACTGCTGTTGCAACTTGTAGGCGTGATGTCACAAGTGCTATAACTGTAGACACGCCCAAAGAGGCAGAACAGCCTGAAGTTGAACAGCCGGTACCCAAGGAATCTGCATTTCATTCAGGCACAAGCAACATCTCGAGTAATAAAAAGCATCCCCAGGCAGAAGAGCCACCTACCCCTACCCTTGCTCCTGCCCGCCCACAACCTGTATCCCAGTTCAGTGTACCCCTGCTGCGGCCTGCCAAAATGCCACTTTCACCAGACTGGCCTCCTAGAACTGAGGAAAGTAGAGTCTATGTTGCTCCTTCTTGTCACGTCACAGTGGTaactcctccaccaccagcATCAACTGCACTTGGAACCCCTTCAGCGAATCCCCCCATGCCTCCTGACACAAAGGCCTCAGATATTGACCCTAGTTCCAGTACCTTAAGGAAAATCCTAATGGAACCGAAATATGTGTCTGCATCAAATAGCAATTCTATTCCTACCACTATGGTGACGTCTGCACTGTCAGATCCTTCACGGATGTCAGAGAATGAAAATCCCTTTGATACAGTGAGTTCAAGACAGCTACATCACGAAGAGAGACCGCCTTTACCCCCACAGCCGATACACCATAAACCCTTTCCGTTGACAGAGTCCCAACAGAACTGTGGAGAGAAGACCCAGCATACAGTTATTTCTCCTGCTACCTCAGTAATAAGTCGAATTCCAATGCCTTATGATACAGAGGAAACTCCTCGAATTTCACTAAGCAACCGAAGCATTGGGCTGTCCATTCCCAAGCAAAAATTCAGATCAAACTCTAATGAGAATAATCGCTATCATGGCATGGATATTGCAGAAGATGGAACTAGAGGACGCTCTGTTGTTGAGACCACTCCCTATAATACAGGCTCAAGTCCTGGCCTAAGGGTCAATACATCAGAgggtgttgttgttttgagttATTCTGGTCAGAAAACCGAAGGACCTCACAGGATGAGAGCCAAAATTAGTCAAATTCCTCAAGCAAGTGCGGGTGATATAGAGTTTCAGCAATCTGTGTCCAAATCTTCGATAAAACAAGACCCACTCATCACATCATCCCAGTCACCTACCCCAAAAGTAGCCCCAACTGCTACAGCCTATGGGCACACAGGAGTTCTCTTGACAGGCCAGTCGTATAACTCTCAACCTGTCATTTCCAGTACAAAGCAGGAGAGTCTTGGGTGTGACAAATCTGAAGCCCCGTATCACACAACATCCCAGGGTGGCGTCGTAAAGATGTACCAGCAGCCTGTTAGTTCACCTCAAGTCTTGATGTACAACCAAGCTGTGATTCAGCAGCAGCATGGCAAGAGAGGACTGGGGTCTGAACCTCTCCCAAAAAAGATGGACATTGGTAAAGCTGTTCAGCAGTCTAACCTGAGCCCAGTCATGAGTCCACACCACCCATCACTGTCTGGAACCCGCATGAGCCCCAGCCCTAGCATCCCAACTGATCGGTCAGCTCTACACCTAAAGCAAGAACCTCAGTCCCCACGAACAGCTGTTCACTCCCCCTCACACTTTGTGAAAGCCTGTCCTCCTAGCAGTTCTCCGAGAGGAACTTCTGTTGTTCTAGGTCATGGCATGCCGCCAATGTCTACATATCATTCTGGTATGCATCACCCACACTCAGAACAGTCCTCTGTCATAATTCAGCCTCACAGTGTCACTCAGGCAATGGCTCATGAAGCCAGGATGAACACCCCACCAATGTCTGGGATGAACTATGGAAGGCGAGGTGACTCCCTGTCTTCCTCCCACCCAGGGCCTTCACAGCGCTCAAACACGCCGCAACCTAATGTCATCCGAGATTTGGTCCTGCAGTCTCATTCAAGTCCCCAGGGGTCAGTATCAAGTGGTGGTGGCAGCAGTGTAAGTGAAGAAGACCCCAGACACTTTAACCAAACCCTTAGTAGACCCTCCGTGCCCCAGCTCCAATCGGATGTAATGATGATTCACAGTGATCACAGAGGGCTCCACCCAAGCATACGCATGGATCAGTACAGAGATATGCACCAGCGCATCCTCATGCACCAGCAACTGGGAGAGCAGGCTGCTGTAGAAGCAAGACAGTCACGTACCTCAGAGACTGGAACGTCTTCAAGCAACATCTCTGGGCCATCAAAGAGTCCTATTGTGGGAAAGAGCATTGACCTCTCTGCAAAAGAATCTCTCAAACCACTAGAAGGAAAACTGATACATCCAACGACCAACGAAAGTAGAATAAGGGGAGTCCATGCATCTTCTCCTGTCCTGGTCTCTCCTCACCCACATGGGGTTCAGCTAATGCATCCAGGAGGGGCAGGCTCCTTTCCAGTGTACCGGGATATGCGGGGCTTTCCATCACAGTTTCCAGGACATCCTTCATCAGGACACAACCTGGCTAACCAAGGCATTACATCTTCACAG GTCCCTCCAGAGTCTGAGCTGGGTCCCAGGGGTAAAATGTCTCAGTCACATGGGGGAGGAAGTGATTCCAAGCCTGAGAGTTCCCATCTTCGCCATGCTACCTCTACGGACCTCTCACACATTTCCCGAATATCACGGGATACAGTCTCCCCCTCCTACCAGTCTCCAATGACATCCCCAATGAGTCTTACTCACAAGCCAGATCTGTCTCTACAGAAAGGCCCTACAGCCTTCCTGCCAACACCTCCGCCAGCAATACCATCATCAAGTTCTCTGCATCCACGGCCCGATGCTAAGCTGGAGCATTCGGGACATCGTTCCGTTGACATGGTGCAGCTTTTGACG aaatATCCTATTGTATGGCAAGGTCTGTTGGCACTGAAGAACGACCAGGCTGCTGTCCAGTTACACTTTGTTTCTGGCAACACCATACTGGCCCAGCGCTCTCTGCCGCCCCCAGAGGGAGGTCCTCTTCTCCGTATTGTCCAGAGGATGAGGCTTGAGGCTTCCCAGCTGGACAGTGTGGCACGCAGAATGACT GTGGAGAATGACTACTGTTTGCTACTGGCTCTACCCTGTGGTCGAGACCAAGAAGATGTCCTTGGTCAAACCCAAGCCTTGAAAAGTGGCTTCATCACCTACCTGCAAGCTAAACAGGCAGCTGGCATTATCAACGTGCCCAACCCTGGCTCTAATCAG CCAGCTTATGTGGTGCAGATTTTCCCTCCGTGTGAATTCTCAGAGAGCCACCTTTCGCAGCTGGCCCCGGACCTTCTCAACAGCATCTCCAGCATTTCCCCTCACCTCATGATTGTCATTGCCTCTGTTTAA